The region CGATTGGGGGGCGGAACGACGAAGCTCTTGTCTCCGCACTGCGGGCGGCAGGGATTCCTGCGCAGCTCGATCGCCAGAACAGCCTGTTAGGCCCCAGCGATCACCTCGCCGGAGTCGCGCTCATCACCTGGAAAAAAACCGCCTCTCCATGATCCGCATCGTCCTGCTTGGCCGCAGCGGCAATCACCTCTTCCAATATGCTTTCGGGCGGGTGCTTGCGAAGCGCCACGGCGTGCCCCTCGTTTTGGATTGTTCCTGGTTCAATTCCGCCGGATGGCGCGAGGTCTCACATTTATTGCGGCTTCCGCTGCGAGCCAAGGTCACGAGGCGTGCATCCCTTGCGGCACGCGCGCTCCTGAGGCTCACCGGCAGACACTATTGGGAATATCGCGGTCTGCCGGTGGTTCGGGAACCCGAGCTTAATCAAGCCTTCCATCCCGATCTCCTCGATGCGCCCGCGGATTGCGTGGTGCGCGGGTACTTCCAGTCCTACAAATATTTTGTCTCGATTGAGGAGGAACTGAGGAGCGAGCTGCTTGGCTTGTTAGAAAACGTGGTGCCGGAGAAGAGTTCCTCCTCGACCCAGGTGGCGGTCCATGTCCGGCGCACCGATTTCCTGAAACACGCTGCATTCCAAGTCTGCGACCTCGGCTACTACCGGCAGTCCATGGAGAGGATGCGCGACCTGGTACCCGGCGCGCACTTCACGATCTTTTCGGACGATCGCGCCTGGTGCTTGCAGAATCTGAATGGGCCGGACATTCAGGTTGCCTCGCCACCGGATCCCGCACGCGGGCCGCTCACTGACTTGGCAAGGATGAGCCGCGCCAATCACCACATCATCGCCAATAGCAGCTACTCCTGGTGGGCCGCCTGGCTGGGAAAAAAGGAAGGCCAGCGGGTTCTAATGCCCGACGCCTGGTTCCGCGGTGACATCCACGCGCCCATCGAGGACAAGTGCTGTCCTGGCTGGGAACTGGTTCCGACAACTTCCGCTTCTTGAGTTCGCATTCCCCCATGCGGTTGAGCATCATCATTCCTGTTTTCAACGAGGTAGCCCTCGTCACCACCTTGCTGGAAAAAGTCGTAGCCCTAGAGCTCGACGACGGCATGGCGAAAGAAATCGTGATCGTGGACGATGGATCCACGGACGGAACGTTGGAAGTGCTTCACGCCTTTCACACCGCTCATCCCGAGACGCGGCTATTGGTCCACGAGAAGAATAGCGGAAAGGGCGCGGCCGTTCGCACCGGCATGCAAGCGGCACAGGGCGACATCTTCATCATTCAGGATGCCGATCTGGAGTACGATCCCGAAGACATCCGCGAAGTAGTAAGACCCGTCGTCACCGGTCAGGCTTCAGTCGTGTATGGCTCACGAATCTTGCGTGAAAAGGCCCTCGGCCGCTCGGGTGTGCTCGGCTTGGTGACCGGAAAGCACCCCCACTCCTACGTCCTCGCCTATCTCGGCGGCGTGACCATCACCCAGTGGATCAATCTGATCACCGGTGCCTGCCTAACAGACGAGCCGACCTGCTATAAAAGCTTCCGCCGCGCCGCGCTCGAAGGCATCGAGATCGATTCCGATGATTTCGCCTGGGAGCCGGAAATCACGGTGAAGCTGCTCCTGCGCGGCATCGAAATCCGCGAAGTGCCCATCGCCTATCACCCGCGCAAGAACCGCGACGGGAAGAAGATCAATTGGCGGGACGGCGTGAAGGCGTTGTGGACCGCGGGAAAATATCGCTTTCGAAAATCCTCGTGAGTCCTTCTTCAAAGGGAACCCTGCTCGGCCTGGCCCTCTGCCTCGCCGTAGTCCTGGCATGGTTTTCCCCATGGTGGGCGGGCGGCCTGAAGCTCGCGCCGCTCGACCTGCAGAATGAGATGATGTCGCCGTGGCGGCAGGCGGACGAGTCCGGGCATGCGAAAAATCACATCGTATCCGATGGCGTGGACCAGTACCTCGTCTATCGCATGGTCGCCGCGGCCAATTATGCCCGCGAGGGCGAGTTGGCGTGGAGCAGCCTCACCTACGGCGGTACGGAGCAGTACGCCAATACCATGGCGCTCTACTTCGACTGGACCATGCAGCTCCATCGCTGGTTCGACTTCTGGACCGCATGGCACCTCGGCCTGTTAGGGCAAGTGCTGCTCGCCGCGTGTGGCATGTTCCTTTTCCTGCGCGGGCGCGGGGCTAACGTCGTGTGGTCGGTTTGCGGTGCGGTCGCCTATGCGGCGAATTCCCAATTCGTCACCTGGATCTACCACCGTTGGGCGCTCGGTGCCTTCTGCTGGGTGCCATGGATCCTGTGGGCCATCGACGCGCGACGCCGCGGGATGAAAGGTGCATGGTCGTTGGTCCCGCTATTCATCGGATTGGCGTTTCTCGGCGGCACGCTCCAGCACGCGGCCTTGGTTGCGCTGGTCGTGGCAGCAGCCTGGGCAGCGGAAGCGGTGACCGCGAAGCGGGATTGGGGAAAGCAATCGCGCCTCCTCGGCAACTACGCCGCATGGGGACTGTTAGGCACCGGCCTGGCGGCAATGATGCTTCTACCCTGTGCCGATGCATTCGCGATCAGCAGCCGCTTGGGAATGCACACTGGCATGCATGGCCATGCCGAAATGGGTGTCTACCCGCAGGGCTGGCTGCAGCCCTTCTTCAATCTCGCCGCCTATCCCTTCCAGGTATTCCCTTCGTTGCTCGGCCGGTGCAATTCGGTCGATGTGCTGAAGCTCTTCAAGAGCGAGCTCTTCTACATCGCCTACTTCGGATCTCTGCCGGTTATCGTGGCCTTCCTTGCCCCGTTCCGCCGGGACCTGCCGCCGTTGGCGCGGATCCTCGTGATCATCGGCTTGGTCTTGCCGCTCACACCCTTGGTGCGACTCCTGTATCAACGCCTCTTCCTGCTATTCATCGTCGGCGGGATTCTTGCCTTCGTCCACCTGATGCAGACGGCCACGCGGGAAACGCGGCTGCGCTTGTTCCGCTGGACAGCGTGGACCGGCGGTATCGCCATCGGTGCGTGGTTCTTGCTAAGTGTGGGCCTCACCGTCACCCATGATCGCTGGGCAGGCCCCTTGCAGGCCAAGATCACGGCCATGGGCTACGACAGTAGCTTCGGTCACTTCCGGTCGTGGATCGAAAGCCGGGCGGATCACTTCATCGGTGATCTCTTCATCTGGAGTCCGCAGCAAGCGCTCCCGCTGCTGTTCGCCATTCTGGCAATCGCCGGACTGCGTGCCACAGCCAGCCTCACACCACGATGGCGCCAAGCCGGCAGCGTGATGGTGGCGGTAGCGGTCTTCGCCGAAGTGACTCTGTTCGCCACGCGCTGGATCGTCTGGTCGGATGAAAAACGCTATCCGCTCTTTCCCGAAACGCCGGAGTCGCAGGTGCTCCACAAGGAAGTGGGCAGCCAGGGCCGCGTCGCCAGCATCATCCATCCGACCGCCCACATGGCGATCACACCCTTCGTGCCGAACACCCTCTCGGCCTACGGCATCGCCACCATCCACGGCTACGATAGCATCCTGCCGAATGGCATGTCGCTCGTCGCCGACCGCACCAAGGACCCCGAAATTCTCGGCCGCTACGGTGTCACCCATCTGATCACATTCCCGGATAACCCCGACGTTCCGGCCGCCTGGCAACCCGTGTGGAAAAGCCCGTCGATGCAACTTTTCAAAAATCCCCAAGCGGTCCCCCGCTACGTCGGCTTCCGGGATCATGATGCGCTCATGAAGTTCCTCCAAACCGGTGACCGCACCCAGTACATCGCACTGGAGGAAACACTCGGCCACGAGAACAGCCGCGAACTAAACGTTCGTGACTCATCCTGGCTCAGAGTCGCGGAGAATTATTCTCCTGGCTGGGAATTTCTCACGGATAGCAATTGGAAGCCGGTCGAACGTGCGACCGATGGCACGATGATCCTGCCACTCGGCGACCATGCAGCCCATGTTTCGATGCGCTACCGGCCCCCTCTCCGGTCACGCGGCTTGGCCATTTCCGGAATATCCCTGATTGCTTGCCTCGGGATTCCTCTTTTCGGAAAGAAGCGATCCATCGGCATTCCAGCCGCATCGTGACCCCGGCGACGCAGCCCGTTTTCGCATGCCATGAGCGTCCAGCTTTCCCATCCTGCTCCACCCTTCAATCCGAAGGCTGAAGCAATGCTCTCTGCCATCGGCGGCTTCCCGATTTCGGATCGCCAGCTATTTCTCGCCGGCTACTCCGAACTCTGCCGGGTCGATCTAACAGACCGGCATGCCGTCGAAATCTGCGGCGCTTCGGGAAAGCTTGCCGCGGCGGTAGCACGGACATTTCCCGGAGCGAGGGTAACGGGCTTGGACCTGTGGGCGCCGTCCGGACCGGAGCCCGAGGAGTGGAAGTGCACGCTGCCAGGACTCGAACTGATCGTGGGCGACGCTTTCGACCTCTCTGCTTTTCCCGCGGAATCCGTGGACCTGGTCTGGGGCCAGGCGGCACTCCATCATTTATCCCACGATCTCGACACGCTATGCCGCGAGGTCACCCGCATCCTCAAGCCGGGTGGCCGACTCGTGTTCGTCTTCGAGCCGATGGGCCACAATCTTGCGGTCGCC is a window of Luteolibacter sp. Y139 DNA encoding:
- a CDS encoding alpha-1,2-fucosyltransferase, yielding MIRIVLLGRSGNHLFQYAFGRVLAKRHGVPLVLDCSWFNSAGWREVSHLLRLPLRAKVTRRASLAARALLRLTGRHYWEYRGLPVVREPELNQAFHPDLLDAPADCVVRGYFQSYKYFVSIEEELRSELLGLLENVVPEKSSSSTQVAVHVRRTDFLKHAAFQVCDLGYYRQSMERMRDLVPGAHFTIFSDDRAWCLQNLNGPDIQVASPPDPARGPLTDLARMSRANHHIIANSSYSWWAAWLGKKEGQRVLMPDAWFRGDIHAPIEDKCCPGWELVPTTSAS
- a CDS encoding class I SAM-dependent methyltransferase gives rise to the protein MSVQLSHPAPPFNPKAEAMLSAIGGFPISDRQLFLAGYSELCRVDLTDRHAVEICGASGKLAAAVARTFPGARVTGLDLWAPSGPEPEEWKCTLPGLELIVGDAFDLSAFPAESVDLVWGQAALHHLSHDLDTLCREVTRILKPGGRLVFVFEPMGHNLAVAAIRAMRMAVHEMGDESNLYISQFKRMSAFFSTCEVQMFNLLGYPVKALSDRFGGISHLVHELDARLFGMFPRLLRYGANANVILTK
- a CDS encoding glycosyltransferase family 2 protein, whose product is MRLSIIIPVFNEVALVTTLLEKVVALELDDGMAKEIVIVDDGSTDGTLEVLHAFHTAHPETRLLVHEKNSGKGAAVRTGMQAAQGDIFIIQDADLEYDPEDIREVVRPVVTGQASVVYGSRILREKALGRSGVLGLVTGKHPHSYVLAYLGGVTITQWINLITGACLTDEPTCYKSFRRAALEGIEIDSDDFAWEPEITVKLLLRGIEIREVPIAYHPRKNRDGKKINWRDGVKALWTAGKYRFRKSS